The Kaustia mangrovi genome has a segment encoding these proteins:
- a CDS encoding Mth938-like domain-containing protein, whose protein sequence is MTDQAFYPGRAPIDAYGNGGFRFADMSHRGSLLLLPSGVYGWPVADAGEMTAESFARVFGEAEAISVLLLGCGADLVPPGAALRQAFSEHGIVVEPMSTGAAARTYNVLLAEERDVAAALIAVDEP, encoded by the coding sequence ATGACGGATCAAGCGTTCTATCCGGGCCGCGCTCCCATCGATGCCTATGGAAATGGCGGCTTCCGGTTTGCCGACATGTCCCATCGCGGCTCGCTGCTCCTGCTGCCGAGCGGCGTCTATGGCTGGCCCGTCGCCGATGCCGGCGAGATGACGGCGGAGAGCTTTGCCCGCGTCTTCGGCGAGGCGGAGGCGATCTCCGTCCTGCTTCTGGGCTGCGGCGCCGATCTCGTTCCGCCCGGGGCGGCGCTGCGCCAGGCCTTCTCCGAGCACGGCATCGTCGTGGAACCCATGAGCACGGGGGCCGCGGCGCGCACCTATAATGTCCTCCTCGCGGAAGAGCGCGACGTGGCGGCCGCCCTGATCGCGGTCGACGAGCCGTGA
- a CDS encoding DUF4153 domain-containing protein, with translation MRSFKDAIREALTRRRDVAIRFPVVCALALALAIVANLDIADLVSVSDRVRGQLYFGTVMAMLAALAVHLWAESRALPRAVGAAAAAAMAAIVGLCVWIADSVVALNALFVLAGLVLAVMSSAHLRRGVTASGYWLFNFRLGLAALMGLAAIVVLCGGASLLVSSLELLFDIELSGDAHEHIWVTGFALVGPLFLLALIPDRFDEPFELSAAPGLVERAISALVNYALIPLILVYAVILHLYAAKIAVTGAVPTGEIGWLVLVFGGIGTASYLVAYPWREAGSLAVRWFLRSWFGLMVVPVGLLVMAVWLRVAQYGVTMERYGLMLFAFWMIALALYLAMARARADIRIVPASLAVLLLLAGFGPWGAVAVSTRSQTAELERLLQTEDVLVDGHVRPDAENAPMPQETARRANSILSTLDDLDALDRLGPWFAATEPNPATAGRDGAVRLYAIRTALGLDPNGPRPVPDSKEVWYRSSKPVTRAIGGYGMLSGPHRIRWRNWVLKGEESMADAVNPYPAIDLSDSVVEVRPAEGLSFTFDLAQSLRRLSTGDGEPLMIEDETDAGRAALVITELGGRVSADDAVVSSAAFWILWSTPGG, from the coding sequence ATGCGCTCATTCAAGGACGCCATCCGAGAGGCACTGACCCGGCGGCGCGACGTCGCCATCCGGTTTCCCGTGGTCTGCGCCCTGGCGCTTGCCCTCGCGATTGTCGCCAATCTCGACATTGCCGATCTCGTCTCCGTCAGCGACAGGGTGCGGGGCCAGCTCTATTTCGGCACCGTCATGGCGATGCTCGCCGCGTTGGCCGTTCATCTCTGGGCGGAAAGCCGTGCCCTGCCGCGCGCCGTCGGCGCCGCGGCGGCCGCGGCCATGGCCGCAATCGTGGGGCTTTGCGTCTGGATCGCGGACAGTGTGGTGGCCCTCAACGCGCTCTTCGTGCTCGCAGGGCTCGTGCTGGCGGTCATGTCGTCGGCCCATCTGCGCCGCGGCGTGACGGCGAGCGGCTACTGGCTGTTCAACTTCCGGCTCGGGCTTGCCGCGCTCATGGGGCTCGCGGCCATCGTGGTCCTGTGCGGCGGGGCCTCCCTGCTGGTCTCGAGCCTGGAACTACTGTTCGACATCGAACTGTCCGGCGATGCGCACGAGCATATCTGGGTGACGGGCTTTGCCCTCGTCGGGCCGCTCTTCCTCCTCGCCTTGATCCCCGACCGGTTCGACGAGCCGTTCGAACTGTCCGCCGCGCCGGGGCTCGTGGAGCGGGCGATCTCGGCACTCGTCAACTACGCGCTCATCCCGCTGATCCTCGTCTATGCCGTCATCCTGCACCTCTATGCGGCGAAGATCGCGGTGACGGGCGCGGTTCCGACGGGGGAGATCGGCTGGCTCGTCCTGGTCTTCGGCGGCATCGGCACGGCGAGCTATCTCGTCGCCTATCCCTGGCGCGAGGCGGGGTCGCTGGCCGTGCGCTGGTTCCTGCGATCCTGGTTCGGGCTGATGGTGGTTCCGGTCGGCCTGCTCGTCATGGCCGTCTGGCTGCGCGTGGCGCAATACGGCGTGACCATGGAGCGCTACGGGCTGATGCTGTTCGCGTTCTGGATGATCGCACTGGCGCTCTATCTCGCCATGGCCCGGGCACGGGCCGATATCAGGATCGTCCCGGCGAGCCTCGCCGTTCTGCTCCTGCTTGCCGGCTTCGGCCCCTGGGGTGCGGTCGCCGTCTCCACGCGAAGCCAGACCGCGGAGCTTGAGCGCTTGCTCCAGACGGAGGACGTGCTGGTCGACGGTCATGTGCGTCCCGATGCCGAAAACGCGCCGATGCCGCAGGAGACCGCCCGGCGCGCGAACTCCATTCTCTCCACCCTGGACGATCTCGATGCGCTGGACCGGCTCGGGCCGTGGTTTGCGGCAACCGAGCCGAACCCCGCGACGGCAGGCCGCGACGGTGCGGTGCGCCTCTATGCCATTCGCACGGCACTCGGTCTCGACCCCAACGGGCCGCGGCCCGTTCCCGACAGCAAGGAGGTCTGGTATCGCAGCAGCAAACCGGTCACGCGCGCGATTGGCGGATACGGCATGTTGTCGGGCCCGCACAGGATTCGCTGGCGCAACTGGGTGCTCAAGGGCGAGGAAAGCATGGCCGATGCGGTCAATCCCTATCCCGCGATCGATCTGTCCGACAGCGTGGTCGAGGTTCGCCCGGCGGAGGGCCTCTCCTTCACCTTCGATCTGGCGCAGTCCCTGCGCCGCCTTTCCACCGGCGACGGCGAGCCGCTGATGATCGAGGACGAGACCGACGCAGGGCGTGCCGCCCTGGTGATCACCGAGCTCGGCGGCCGTGTCAGTGCCGACGATGCCGTCGTCTCCAGCGCGGCCTTCTGGATATTGTGGAGCACGCCGGGCGGCTGA
- a CDS encoding phytoene/squalene synthase family protein, whose product MSDDTATRSGGTAQEAQRYCFDLVRGADKDRFLSALFAPDDRRADLMALYAFNVEIARIREQVSEPTLGEMRLEWWRGELEMLFSGEAGDHPVLQGLDAPARAGRLSRQGLENLIEARRFDLYDDPMPTLNDLEGYLGETSSSLIQMAAWILAGDEAGAAAEAAGLAGVAYGLAGLMRALPVHRARGQCFLPADMLAAHGIAPAHVLSGRWSEELAAVLGELRDVAGRRLEEARGLSRSVPRAVLPAFLPVALVDLYLARLRASAGPGMLKTVRDVPQFRRQWRLWRCAMRERF is encoded by the coding sequence GTGAGCGACGACACGGCCACGCGGTCCGGCGGAACGGCGCAGGAGGCGCAGCGTTATTGCTTCGATCTCGTGCGCGGGGCCGACAAGGACCGCTTCCTGTCCGCCCTGTTCGCCCCGGACGACCGGCGCGCGGACCTCATGGCGCTCTACGCCTTCAACGTGGAAATCGCTCGTATCCGCGAACAGGTGAGCGAGCCGACGCTCGGCGAGATGCGCCTGGAATGGTGGCGTGGCGAACTGGAGATGCTGTTCTCCGGCGAGGCCGGCGACCACCCCGTCCTGCAGGGGCTCGACGCGCCGGCGCGGGCGGGGCGCCTGTCGCGGCAAGGGCTTGAGAACCTGATCGAGGCGCGCCGGTTCGACCTCTACGACGATCCCATGCCCACCCTCAACGATCTGGAAGGCTATCTCGGCGAGACGTCCTCGTCGCTGATCCAGATGGCCGCGTGGATCCTCGCCGGCGATGAGGCCGGCGCTGCGGCGGAGGCGGCGGGCCTTGCCGGCGTCGCCTACGGCCTTGCCGGGCTCATGCGCGCGCTGCCCGTCCATCGCGCGCGCGGCCAGTGCTTTCTGCCGGCGGATATGCTTGCCGCGCACGGGATCGCGCCGGCCCATGTGCTGTCCGGCCGCTGGAGCGAGGAGCTCGCGGCCGTCCTCGGCGAACTGCGCGATGTCGCAGGCCGGCGTCTCGAAGAAGCGCGCGGGCTGTCGCGGTCCGTGCCGCGCGCCGTCCTGCCGGCCTTCCTTCCCGTTGCGCTGGTGGATCTCTATCTTGCCAGGCTGCGGGCGTCCGCCGGTCCCGGCATGTTGAAGACTGTGCGCGACGTGCCTCAGTTTCGCCGCCAGTGGCGTCTATGGCGATGCGCGATGCGGGAGCGGTTCTGA
- the secF gene encoding protein translocase subunit SecF — MRLMRFIPDDTHIPFMRVSRLAYMLSGAGILVSIALFLAVGLNYGIDFRGGTLVEIQTQGPADIGGIRSKLGGLGLGSLEIQEFGEPNDVLIRIEEQPGGEEAQQGAIETVKQALGSEVTYRRVEVIGPKVSSELAWQGTIAVLAAVAAVLIYIWFRFEWQFAVGSVLALVHDVVLTIGVFCALQLEFNLSIIAALLTIVGYSLNDTVVVYDRIRENLRKYKQKPISELLDLSINETLSRTTLTSLTTLLALLALYTFGGEVIRGFTFAMIWGVVVGTYSSIFVASPLLMLLGVKRDWSQAAGQAKPQEGASGN; from the coding sequence ATGCGGCTGATGCGATTCATTCCGGACGATACCCACATCCCGTTCATGCGCGTTTCGCGCCTGGCTTACATGCTGTCGGGCGCCGGCATCCTCGTCTCCATCGCGCTCTTCCTCGCGGTCGGGCTCAATTACGGCATCGACTTCCGCGGCGGAACGCTGGTGGAGATCCAGACGCAGGGGCCGGCCGATATCGGCGGGATCCGCTCCAAGCTCGGCGGTCTCGGTCTTGGCAGCCTGGAGATCCAGGAGTTCGGCGAGCCCAATGACGTGCTGATCCGGATCGAGGAGCAGCCCGGCGGCGAGGAGGCCCAGCAGGGTGCCATAGAGACGGTCAAGCAGGCGCTGGGCTCGGAGGTGACCTACCGGCGGGTGGAGGTGATCGGCCCGAAGGTCTCCAGCGAACTCGCCTGGCAGGGCACCATCGCCGTGCTCGCCGCGGTCGCCGCGGTGCTGATCTATATCTGGTTCCGCTTCGAATGGCAGTTCGCCGTGGGCTCGGTTCTGGCGCTCGTCCACGACGTCGTGCTGACCATCGGCGTGTTCTGCGCACTCCAGCTCGAATTCAACCTGTCGATCATCGCCGCGCTGCTGACCATTGTCGGCTACTCGCTGAACGACACGGTCGTGGTCTATGACCGGATTCGCGAGAATCTGCGGAAATACAAGCAGAAGCCGATCTCGGAGCTGCTCGACCTGTCCATCAACGAGACGCTGTCGCGCACGACGCTGACCTCCCTCACCACGCTGCTTGCGCTGCTTGCGCTCTATACCTTCGGCGGCGAGGTGATCCGCGGGTTCACCTTCGCGATGATCTGGGGCGTCGTCGTGGGCACCTATTCGTCGATCTTCGTGGCCTCGCCGCTCCTGATGCTGCTCGGCGTGAAGCGGGACTGGAGCCAGGCGGCCGGCCAGGCCAAGCCTCAGGAAGGCGCATCCGGCAACTGA